A part of Larkinella insperata genomic DNA contains:
- a CDS encoding SDR family NAD(P)-dependent oxidoreductase: protein MNNSKIALVTGGSRGLGKNMALSLAQKGIDVILTYNSQKDEATAVVNEIEQIGQKAAFLQLNTGDVGSFDGFFEQLKTILETTFGADRFDFLINNAGIGIHAPFAETTEEQFDQLSNIHLKGVFFLTQKALPLLNDGGRIVNVSSGLARFAVPGSSAYGALKAAVEMLTRYQAKELGARGITVNVVAPGAIETDFGGGQVRDNVQLNQWVAGVTALGRAGLPDDIGGVVAFLCTDDARWINGQRIEVSGGMNL, encoded by the coding sequence ATGAACAACAGTAAGATTGCGCTGGTAACCGGCGGCAGCCGTGGTCTGGGAAAAAATATGGCCTTAAGCCTGGCTCAAAAAGGGATTGACGTTATTCTCACCTACAACAGCCAAAAAGATGAAGCAACGGCGGTGGTGAACGAAATCGAACAAATTGGGCAGAAAGCGGCATTTCTGCAACTAAACACCGGTGATGTAGGGAGCTTTGACGGCTTTTTTGAACAGTTAAAAACTATTCTGGAAACCACATTCGGCGCGGACCGTTTCGATTTCCTGATTAATAATGCCGGTATCGGTATTCACGCTCCATTTGCTGAAACCACCGAAGAACAGTTTGACCAACTGTCGAATATCCATTTGAAAGGGGTATTTTTTCTGACGCAAAAGGCTTTGCCGCTGCTGAATGACGGCGGACGGATTGTCAACGTTTCGAGCGGACTGGCTCGCTTCGCCGTTCCTGGCTCTTCGGCCTACGGAGCGCTGAAAGCCGCCGTTGAAATGCTGACCCGATATCAGGCTAAAGAATTGGGTGCTAGAGGAATAACCGTCAATGTGGTCGCTCCGGGCGCCATTGAGACGGACTTTGGCGGAGGCCAAGTGCGGGACAATGTTCAACTGAACCAGTGGGTAGCCGGTGTTACGGCTTTAGGTCGCGCGGGCCTTCCCGACGATATTGGCGGTGTCGTGGCTTTCTTGTGTACAGATGACGCCCGGTGGATCAACGGCCAACGAATTGAAGTATCCGGCGGGATGAACTTGTAA